Proteins found in one Verrucomicrobiota bacterium genomic segment:
- a CDS encoding ATP-dependent Clp protease ATP-binding subunit, whose protein sequence is MNNFTPRAQQVLALARKEADRFNHNYVGTEHLLLGLIKLGQGVAVNVLQKMGLDLETVRMEVEKHVGSHPETKMVGNIPYTPRVKKVLALAGKEAKALNHSYVGTEHILLGLLREGEGVAARVLKSLEVDIERTRNEILKELDPNFTPPENEAEPPQEGSKKDVKTPALRAFGRDLTELAKKGELDPVIGRKNEIERVIQILCRRTKNNPVLLGEAGVGKTAIVEGLAQEIASGNVPELLRDKRVITLDLALMVAGTKYRGQFEERIKAVMDEIRRSKNVILFIDELHTIVGAGSAEGAMDASNIIKPALSRGELQCVGATTLNEYRKYIEKDAALERRFQTVKVEAPSPDEAVQILRGLRPKYEAHHKAKLTDEALDAAVKLSDRYLTGRFLPDKAIDVMDEAGARARINAMTRPPDVKEIEKEIDGIRGNKEAAIKAQDFEKAAALRDSEKQAKDRLERILAEWREQREEREVLVTADDIMHIVSKWTGVPLQRMEEQETQKLLKMEDELKQHVIGQDEAVVAISKALRRSRADLKDPRRPIGSFIFLGPTGVGKTFLARSLAEFMFGDPDALIQIDMSEYMEKFTASRLIGSPPGYVGYEEGGQLSEAVRRRPYSVVLFDEIEKAHPDVMHLLLQILEEGKITDSLGRKIDFRNTIIIMTSNVGAELIKRQTSMGFGAQLSSQNYEQMRDKILEESKRVFKPEFLNRLDDLIVFHTLERPDLVKIVDLEVAKVVERVRSKDIRISLDPSAVELLIDKGYDPTYGARPMRRAVERYLEDPFAEELLRSNIKPGDTVEVHAAGERLAFRAVQPERNEPANA, encoded by the coding sequence ATGAACAATTTTACTCCACGTGCACAACAGGTATTAGCGCTTGCGCGTAAGGAGGCTGATCGGTTCAACCATAATTACGTGGGGACTGAACACCTTTTGCTCGGGCTGATCAAACTTGGCCAGGGAGTTGCCGTGAATGTCCTCCAGAAAATGGGCCTCGACCTCGAGACCGTTCGGATGGAGGTCGAAAAACACGTCGGCTCGCACCCCGAAACCAAGATGGTCGGGAACATCCCGTATACACCGCGCGTTAAGAAGGTGCTCGCATTGGCCGGCAAGGAAGCCAAAGCCCTGAATCATTCTTACGTCGGCACGGAACACATTCTGCTTGGGCTTTTACGCGAGGGCGAAGGGGTCGCGGCCAGGGTTCTCAAAAGCCTGGAAGTCGATATCGAACGAACCCGAAACGAAATTTTAAAAGAATTGGATCCCAATTTTACACCGCCTGAAAACGAGGCTGAGCCTCCGCAGGAAGGCAGCAAGAAAGATGTTAAAACGCCTGCTCTGCGTGCGTTTGGTCGCGACCTGACCGAACTCGCGAAGAAAGGCGAGCTGGACCCGGTGATCGGTCGCAAAAACGAGATCGAGCGCGTGATCCAGATTCTCTGCCGGCGCACCAAGAACAACCCGGTTCTTCTGGGGGAAGCCGGCGTGGGTAAAACGGCAATTGTAGAAGGGCTGGCGCAGGAAATCGCCTCCGGCAACGTTCCGGAACTGCTCCGCGACAAGCGCGTGATCACGCTTGACCTGGCTTTGATGGTTGCCGGGACAAAATACCGCGGCCAGTTCGAAGAGCGAATCAAGGCCGTGATGGACGAGATTCGTCGCTCAAAGAACGTCATCCTTTTTATCGATGAACTGCATACGATCGTGGGTGCAGGGTCGGCTGAGGGCGCCATGGATGCGTCCAACATCATCAAGCCGGCGCTGAGCCGCGGTGAACTCCAGTGCGTGGGGGCGACCACCCTGAACGAGTATCGCAAGTACATCGAGAAGGATGCGGCGTTGGAACGCCGTTTCCAAACGGTCAAAGTGGAGGCGCCCTCGCCTGATGAAGCGGTCCAGATCCTCAGGGGTCTGCGTCCGAAGTACGAGGCGCATCATAAGGCCAAGCTGACCGACGAAGCGCTGGATGCCGCGGTGAAACTTTCCGATCGCTATCTGACCGGGCGTTTTCTGCCGGACAAAGCCATCGACGTCATGGACGAAGCCGGTGCCCGCGCGCGCATCAACGCCATGACGCGTCCGCCGGATGTCAAGGAGATCGAGAAGGAGATCGACGGCATCCGCGGCAACAAGGAGGCGGCCATCAAGGCCCAGGATTTCGAGAAAGCCGCTGCCCTCCGCGACTCCGAAAAACAGGCGAAGGACCGTTTGGAACGGATCCTGGCGGAATGGCGCGAACAGCGGGAAGAGCGCGAAGTGCTGGTGACGGCTGACGACATCATGCACATCGTCTCGAAGTGGACCGGCGTGCCCCTTCAGCGGATGGAGGAACAGGAAACGCAGAAACTCCTCAAGATGGAGGACGAACTCAAGCAGCACGTCATCGGCCAGGATGAAGCGGTCGTCGCGATCAGCAAGGCGTTGCGCCGTTCCCGTGCGGACCTTAAAGACCCGCGGCGTCCGATCGGTTCCTTCATCTTTCTGGGCCCGACCGGCGTCGGCAAGACGTTCCTCGCCCGTTCGCTGGCGGAATTCATGTTCGGAGATCCGGATGCCCTGATCCAGATCGACATGTCCGAGTACATGGAAAAGTTCACGGCGTCTCGCCTGATCGGTTCGCCGCCGGGATACGTCGGGTACGAAGAAGGCGGCCAGCTTTCCGAAGCGGTTCGCCGCCGGCCGTATTCGGTGGTGCTGTTTGATGAAATCGAGAAAGCCCACCCGGACGTGATGCACCTGCTCCTGCAAATCCTGGAGGAAGGCAAGATCACCGACAGCCTCGGGCGTAAGATCGATTTTCGGAACACGATCATCATCATGACGTCCAATGTGGGCGCGGAACTGATCAAGCGGCAAACCAGCATGGGGTTCGGCGCGCAGCTCAGCAGCCAGAACTACGAGCAGATGCGCGACAAGATTCTGGAGGAATCGAAGCGGGTGTTTAAGCCGGAGTTTCTCAACCGTTTGGACGACCTCATCGTGTTTCACACGCTCGAGCGGCCGGATCTCGTCAAGATCGTCGATCTGGAAGTGGCCAAGGTGGTGGAACGCGTTCGCTCGAAGGATATCCGGATCAGCCTGGATCCGTCGGCGGTCGAATTGCTGATCGACAAAGGCTACGACCCGACTTACGGCGCTCGGCCGATGCGGCGTGCGGTGGAACGCTACCTGGAAGATCCGTTCGCGGAAGAATTACTGCGCAGCAACATCAAACCGGGCGATACGGTGGAAGTGCACGCCGCAGGCGAACGCCTGGCTTTCAGGGCGGTCCAACCCGAGCGCAACGAACCTGCGAATGCCTGA
- the folP gene encoding dihydropteroate synthase yields MEWQMRGSSLDFTRSGQLMGILNVTPDSFSDSGSFLDFAAAMAHARRLIAEGAAVIDVGGESSRPGSDPVSLEEELRRVLPVIRALHGEYPHQLISIDTYKAETARQALDAGASIVNDISALRADPQMAAVVRRYGAGVILMHMQGTPKTMQRAPRYDDVVSEVIRFLRERRDGAIAAGIEPGCIALDPGFGFGKNLAHNLALLRSAGQLRSLDRPLVAGISKKSTLARLLGDPGLAMSERVWPGVAFTSYLREHGIKLLRVHEIKPHLEALRMTEAILAG; encoded by the coding sequence ATGGAGTGGCAGATGCGCGGATCGAGCCTCGATTTCACCAGGTCGGGCCAGCTCATGGGCATCCTTAACGTTACGCCCGACTCGTTTTCGGACTCCGGTAGCTTTCTTGATTTTGCCGCCGCCATGGCTCACGCGCGACGGCTGATCGCGGAGGGCGCGGCGGTGATCGACGTCGGCGGCGAATCCTCCCGGCCGGGCTCCGATCCGGTCAGCCTCGAGGAGGAACTCCGGCGCGTCCTCCCGGTGATACGCGCCCTGCACGGGGAGTACCCTCACCAGCTCATCTCCATCGACACGTACAAGGCGGAGACAGCCCGGCAGGCGTTGGACGCTGGTGCCTCCATCGTCAACGATATTTCAGCCCTGCGCGCCGATCCCCAAATGGCAGCGGTGGTGCGCCGTTATGGTGCCGGGGTGATTTTGATGCACATGCAGGGCACACCGAAAACCATGCAGCGTGCGCCGCGCTACGATGACGTGGTGAGCGAGGTCATCCGCTTTCTCCGGGAGCGCCGGGACGGCGCGATCGCGGCCGGAATCGAACCTGGCTGCATCGCACTCGATCCGGGTTTTGGATTCGGCAAAAACCTGGCGCATAACCTTGCCCTGCTCCGGTCAGCCGGCCAGCTCCGGTCGCTGGACCGGCCGTTGGTAGCCGGCATTTCCAAAAAGTCAACGCTGGCTCGTTTGCTGGGCGATCCGGGCCTGGCAATGTCTGAACGCGTCTGGCCTGGCGTTGCTTTTACCAGCTACCTGCGAGAACATGGGATAAAACTCCTGCGGGTCCACGAGATCAAACCACACCTCGAAGCCTTGCGGATGACGGAGGCCATCCTTGCCGGTTAA
- a CDS encoding protein arginine kinase, whose product MSAKIASILAAPGDWLAPDAGHHPIVISSRVRLARNLAKVPFPGWAKKAERIRILDEIKPGVETLTAMRGAFSEQLNDLSATEKQVLVERHLISREHAAKGMGSGVVINPAQTLSIMINEEDHLRMQAITCGLELMKTFQMVDEADTSLESHLDFAFDPALGYLTACPTNVGTGMRASAMVHLPGLVLSEQINQVINSVNKIGLAVRGLYGEGTEAMGNLFQVSNQTTLGEKEEQIIERLTKVIETLVQRENQARENLMATRERMLMDQVGRAYGILTHAFSIASKEALNLLSVLRLGIDLGFFPEPCRAQINQLLMDTQPAHLQHLSKQKLAPEDRDCLRADIVREKLKNFPNPPSNKTPGDRAADPASESQ is encoded by the coding sequence ATGAGCGCAAAAATTGCATCCATTCTGGCCGCGCCGGGAGACTGGTTAGCGCCGGATGCCGGCCATCACCCGATCGTCATCAGCAGCCGGGTCCGCCTGGCCCGCAATCTGGCCAAGGTACCTTTTCCGGGTTGGGCCAAAAAGGCGGAACGCATCCGGATCCTGGATGAGATCAAGCCGGGCGTTGAAACGCTGACGGCAATGCGGGGCGCCTTTTCTGAACAACTGAATGACCTGTCGGCAACCGAAAAGCAGGTGCTGGTGGAACGGCACCTGATCAGCCGTGAGCATGCCGCCAAAGGGATGGGCAGCGGCGTGGTAATCAACCCCGCGCAGACGCTCAGCATCATGATCAACGAAGAGGATCACCTGCGCATGCAGGCGATCACCTGCGGGCTGGAGTTGATGAAAACCTTTCAGATGGTCGATGAGGCAGATACCTCCCTTGAATCGCATCTCGATTTCGCGTTTGACCCCGCCCTCGGGTACCTGACGGCGTGCCCGACAAACGTGGGGACCGGCATGCGGGCCTCGGCGATGGTGCATCTGCCGGGTCTGGTCCTGAGTGAGCAGATCAACCAGGTGATCAATTCGGTAAACAAGATCGGCCTGGCCGTCCGGGGCCTCTACGGTGAGGGCACCGAGGCGATGGGCAATCTGTTCCAGGTCTCCAATCAGACGACCCTGGGCGAAAAGGAGGAACAGATCATCGAGCGGCTCACCAAGGTCATCGAAACGCTGGTGCAACGGGAAAATCAGGCGCGCGAGAACCTGATGGCAACCCGGGAACGTATGCTCATGGACCAGGTAGGCCGGGCGTACGGGATCCTGACGCATGCCTTTTCGATCGCCTCCAAGGAGGCATTGAACCTGCTCTCCGTGCTGCGACTCGGAATTGACTTGGGGTTTTTCCCCGAACCGTGCCGGGCGCAGATTAACCAATTGCTCATGGACACGCAGCCCGCACACCTGCAACACCTGTCGAAACAGAAACTGGCACCCGAGGATCGAGACTGCTTGCGGGCGGACATCGTCCGCGAAAAGTTGAAAAATTTCCCTAATCCACCTAGTAATAAGACGCCGGGTGACAGAGCGGCAGACCCGGCCTCGGAATCGCAATGA
- a CDS encoding TIGR00159 family protein, which produces MDLITTFIRNNWNGGIEILLLTVAIYYAYLYFRGTRGARILTGVAIVFIVLTLVSQLLNLTVISWLLRSLSAFIAIALVVIFQPELRRVMTELGSGRLFFTSATQKKETIDIITETVFELSNRQVGALIAIERDTGIRSFAESGVNLDSEISQELLLTIFYPKTPLHDGGVIIREERIQAAACVFPVSQREDLDRTFGLRHRAGLGISEESDAVAIVVSEETGHISLCYRGRIERGFKVGQFEKRLSELLLQVDDQTETGSEKTLSHTEAGPVD; this is translated from the coding sequence ATGGATTTAATCACAACTTTCATCCGGAATAATTGGAACGGCGGGATCGAGATCCTGCTGCTGACCGTTGCCATTTATTATGCCTACCTTTATTTCCGAGGCACTCGCGGCGCGCGGATCCTGACCGGGGTGGCGATCGTCTTCATCGTCCTTACCCTTGTCTCACAACTCCTGAACCTGACGGTGATCAGCTGGCTGCTGCGCAGCCTTTCAGCGTTCATCGCGATCGCCCTTGTCGTGATTTTCCAACCTGAACTGCGCCGGGTGATGACGGAACTGGGGAGTGGCCGGCTGTTCTTTACGTCTGCGACGCAGAAAAAGGAAACCATCGACATCATCACCGAAACGGTCTTCGAATTGTCCAACCGCCAGGTCGGCGCCTTGATCGCGATTGAGCGTGACACCGGCATCCGGAGCTTTGCCGAGAGCGGGGTGAACCTCGACAGCGAAATCTCACAGGAATTGCTTCTGACGATTTTCTACCCTAAAACCCCGCTGCACGATGGCGGCGTAATCATCCGCGAGGAACGAATCCAGGCCGCGGCTTGCGTTTTCCCGGTGAGCCAGCGCGAGGACCTTGACCGTACGTTCGGCCTGCGCCACCGCGCCGGGCTCGGCATCTCCGAAGAGTCGGATGCCGTCGCTATTGTCGTTTCGGAGGAGACCGGGCATATTTCCCTTTGTTACCGTGGCCGGATCGAACGCGGCTTCAAAGTCGGCCAATTTGAAAAGAGGCTCTCCGAGCTTCTCCTGCAGGTCGACGATCAAACCGAAACAGGTTCGGAAAAGACGCTCTCCCATACGGAGGCCGGTCCGGTCGACTGA